Proteins from one Camelina sativa cultivar DH55 chromosome 8, Cs, whole genome shotgun sequence genomic window:
- the LOC104705794 gene encoding peroxidase 56-like → MAALKMTISCFVFLQVLSCLLSSFALSKALGLKVGFYDMSCPKAELIVKKSVFEAMKKDLTLGAPLLRMFFHDCFVRGCEGSVLLDLKNKKDEKNAIPNLFLRGFEIIDDAKAALEKECPGIVSCSDVLALVARDAMVVLNGPSWEVETGRRDGLVSNISEALSNLPSPFNNISSLITQFHSKGLNKKDLVVLSGGHTIGNGHCPQITNRLYNFTGKGDSDPNLDTGYATSLRKICKPTDTTTALEMDPGSFKTFDESYFKLVSKRRGLFQSDAALLDNQETKSYLLNQMKSDRSTFFKDFGVSMVKMGRIGVLTGKAGQIRKNCRMVNK, encoded by the exons ATGGCTGCTTTGAAGATGACTATCTCTTGTTTCGTCTTCCTTCAAGTACTATCGTGCTTGCTCTCTTCATTTGCTCTAAGCAAAGCTCTAGGATTGAAAGTTGGGTTCTACGACATGTCATGCCCAAAAGCCGAGCTTATTGTCAAGAAGTCTGTCTTCGAGGCAATGAAGAAGGATCTAACACTTGGAGCTCCTTTGCTAAGAATGTTCTTCCACGATTGCTTCGTTCGG GGGTGCGAAGGGTCGGTCTTGCTAGatctaaagaacaaaaaagatgagaaaaacGCAATTCCTAACCTCTTCCTTCGAGGGTTTGAGATCATAGACGATGCCAAGGCAGCTCTAGAAAAGGAGTGTCCGGGCATTGTTTCCTGCTCTGATGTATTGGCTCTTGTCGCTAGGGATGCGATGGTTGTG CTCAATGGACCGTCGTGGGAGGTTGAAACAGGAAGAAGAGACGGTCTGGTTTCAAACATCAGTGAGGCCCTATCAAACCTACCATCACCATTTAATAATATCAGTAGCCTCATCACCCAATTCCATTCCAAAGGCCTCAACAAAAAAGACCTCGTTGTGCtttcag gtGGGCATACAATTGGGAACGGACACTGTCCTCAAATCACAAACCGGCTCTACAATTTCACAGGAAAAGGAGATAGTGATCCAAACTTAGACACGGGATACGCGACCAGCCTCAGAAAAATATGCAAGCCGACCGATACGACAACGGCTTTAGAAATGGATCCAGGAAGCTTTAAAACGTTCGATGAAAGCTACTTCAAGCTTGTGTCTAAAAGGAGAGGGCTGTTTCAATCAGATGCAGCTCTTTTAGACAATCAAGAAACAAAGTCTTATCTTCTCAACCAAATGAAAAGTGATAGGTCTACATTCTTTAAAGACTTTGGTGTCTCTATGGTAAAGATGGGTCGGATTGGGGTTTTAACAGGTAAGGCTGGCCAAATTCGCAAGAATTGCAGAATGGTTAACAAATAA
- the LOC104705796 gene encoding 40S ribosomal protein S9-1: MVHVCYYRNYGKTFKGPRRPYEKERLDSELKLVGEYGLRNKRELWRVQYALSRIRNAARDLLTLDEKNPKRIFEGEALLRRMNRYGLLDESQNKLDYVLALTVENFLERRLQTIVFKSGMAKSIHHSRVLIRQRHIRVGKQLVNIPSFMVRLDSQKHIDFALTSPFGGGRPGRVKRRNEKSASKKASGGGDADGDDEE; encoded by the exons ATGGTGCACGTTTGCTACTACCGCAACT ATGGAAAGACCTTCAAGGGACCTCGTCGTCCTTACGAGAAGGAGCGTCTTGACTCTGAATTGAAGCTCGTTGGTGAGTATGGTCTCCGTAACAAGCGTGAGCTCTGGAGAGTGCAGTACGCTCTTAGCCGTATCCGTAATGCTGCTAGGGATCTTCTTACCCTTGATGAGAAGAATCCAAAGAGGATCTTCGAAGGTGAGGCTCTACTACGTAGGATGAACCGTTATGGTCTTCTTGATGAGAGCCAGAACAAGCTCGATTACGTCTTGGCCTTGACTGTTGAGAACTTTCTTGAACGTCGTCTTCAGACTATTGTGTTCAAGTCTGGTATGGCTAAGTCTATCCATCACTCTCGTGTCCTGATCAGGCAGAGGCATATCAG GGTTGGAAAGCAATTGGTGAACATTCCATCATTCATGGTGAGACTTGATTCACAGAAGCACATCGACTTTGCTCTGACCAGTCCCTTCGGTGGTGGTCGTCCAGGAAGAGTGAAGAGAAGGAACGAGAAGTCTGCATCCAAGAAAGCCTCAGGTGGTGGTGACGCTGACGGTGATGATGAAGAGTAA
- the LOC104705797 gene encoding zinc-finger homeodomain protein 8-like, which translates to MDVIATTTTIVSDLDSRQPEIEAPIRIQPAKPISFSNGKRCHHNHLASEAAAVATPYKECLKNHAARIGGHALDGCGEFMPSPAYNSNDPTTLTCAACGCHRNFHRREDDPLSASAVVPAIEFRPHNRHQLPPPPPPHPVGIRSPDDDDSASPPPISSSYMLLALSGGAKTAGPMSRKRFRTKFSQYQKEKMLEFAERVGWRMPRADDVAVKEFCREIGVDKSVFKVWMHNNKISGRGGAKRANGGGDSRESVVPTNGSFSST; encoded by the coding sequence ATGGATGTAATAGCAACTACAACAACTATTGTATCCGACTTGGATTCACGGCAACCCGAAATCGAAGCTCCGATCCGGATCCAGCCCGCGAAGCCTATTTCTTTCTCCAACGGCAAACGCTGCCACCACAATCATCTTGCGTCCGAAGCGGCTGCGGTTGCGACACCTTACAAAGAATGCCTAAAGAACCACGCCGCAAGAATCGGAGGTCACGCTTTAGACGGATGCGGCGAGTTTATGCCGTCTCCGGCTTATAACTCCAACGACCCGACTACACTAACGTGCGCCGCTTGTGGTTGCCACCGTAACTTCCACCGCCGAGAAGACGATCCGTTATCCGCTTCTGCCGTCGTTCCGGCGATAGAGTTTCGTCCTCACAACCGTCACCAGCtacctcctccgcctcctcctcaTCCGGTGGGGATTCGTAGTCCTGACGACGATGATTCAGCTTCTCCGCCGCCGATCTCGTCCTCTTACATGCTCCTTGCACTCTCCGGAGGAGCTAAAACGGCGGGTCCAATGTCTAGGAAACGTTTTAGGACGAAGTTTAGTCAGTatcagaaggagaagatgtTGGAGTTCGCTGAGAGAGTTGGGTGGAGGATGCCGAGAGCTGATGACGTGGCGGTTAAGGAGTTTTGTCGGGAGATTGGAGTTGATAAAAGCGTTTTCAAAGTGTGGATGCATAACAACAAGATTTCAGGACGCGGCGGGGCAAAAAGAGCTAACGGCGGAGGAGATAGTCGTGAGAGTGTTGTTCCGACGAATGGGTCGTTTTCTTCGACGTGA
- the LOC104705798 gene encoding uncharacterized protein LOC104705798 yields MNFFNSAASLCRRVSLRELITEVPAYTGSSISDGSSSGLSLVLKRWATKKTAGSTKNGRDSNPKFLGVKKFGGESVIPGNIIVRQRGTRFHPGDYVGIGRDHTLFALKEGRVRFEKNKITGRKWIHVDPKDGHVLHPIYRNTAAAKTTKLETASSS; encoded by the exons atgaatttttttaactcAGCAGCATCATTATGCAGAAGAGTTAGTCTGAGGGAACTGATCACTGAGGTTCCTGCTTATACTGGCAGTAGCATTTCAG ATGGTTCTTCAAGTGGGTTGAGTTTGGTCTTGAAGCGTTGGGCTACAAAGAAAACCGCTGGTTCTACAAAGAACGGTCGTGACTCTAATCCCAAGTTTCTTGGTGTTAAGAAATTCGGAGGAGAG AGTGTGATACCGGGAAACATCATAGTTCGTCAACGAGGAACTCGGTTCCATCCTGGAGACTATGTCGGGATCGGTAGGGATCATACTCTGTTTGCATTGAAAGAAGGCCGAGTCAGGTTTGAGAAAAACAAGATAACTGGACGCAAATGGATTCATGTTGATCCAAAAGATGGTCATGTTCTTCACCCTATCTACAGAAACACTGCAGCTGCAAAAACGACTAAGTTGGAGACAGCTTCATCGTCGTGA
- the LOC104705802 gene encoding uncharacterized protein At5g19025-like isoform X1, whose product MVYFQNSISLIDQSPNMAHSADFNHHHSKHSRSINKRPSSSSSSSSCSSNFSVCCDGSRSAAIDVLILIAVITSSGFLIFPYIKFITVKSLEIFSELSCLVKEEILRNPDPIVYGLIALSISCTALSAWMIVILLCSRHRCGKPNCKGLRKANAEFDIQLETEDCVKSSNSGKSVSKKGLFELPRDHHHELEAELKKMAPPNGRAVLVFRAKCGCSVGRLEVPGPKKQQLQQRKVKK is encoded by the coding sequence ATGGTATATTTCCAGAACTCAATCTCACTCATAGACCAATCTCCAAACATGGCTCACTCTGCAGATttcaatcatcatcattcaaaaCACTCAAGAAGCATCAACAAGAGaccatcatcgtcatcatcatcatcaagctgTTCTTCGAATTTCTCAGTCTGCTGTGACGGATCTAGATCAGCTGCGATCGATGTTTTGATCTTGATCGCTGTGATCACATCTTCCGGGTTCTTGATCTTCCCTTACATCAAATTCATCACTGTCAAATCTCTCGAGATCTTCTCAGAGCTTTCTTGTTTAGTCAAAGAAGAGATCTTGCGTAACCCTGATCCTATTGTCTATGGTTTGATAGCTTTGAGCATCTCATGCACTGCTTTATCTGCTTGGATGATTGTTATACTCTTGTGTAGTCGTCATAGATGTGGGAAACCCAATTGTAAAGGGCTTAGGAAAGCGAATGCTGAGTTTGACATTCAGTTAGAGACTGAGGATTGTGTTAAGAGCAGCAACAGTGGGAAGAGTGTTAGCAAGAAAGGGTTGTTTGAGTTGCCTCGTGATCACCACCATGAGCTAgaggcagagctgaagaagatgGCTCCACCTAATGGAAGAGCCGTGCTGGTTTTTCGGGCGAAATGCGGGTGTTCGGTTGGGAGATTAGAGGTTCCTGGACCTAAGAAGCAGCAACTGCAGCAAAGGAAGGTCAAGAAATGA
- the LOC104705802 gene encoding uncharacterized protein At5g19025-like isoform X2, whose amino-acid sequence MVYFQNSISLIDQSPNMAHSADFNHHHSKHSRSINKRPSSSSSSSSCSSNFSVCCDGSRSAAIDVLILIAVITSSGFLIFPYIKFITVKSLEIFSELSCLVKEEILRNPDPIVYGLIALSISCTALSAWMIVILLCSRHRCGKPNCKGLRKANAEFDIQLETEDCVKSSNSGMSVSKKGLFELPRDHHRELEAELKKMAPPNGRAVLVFRAKCGCSVGRLEVPGPKKQQLQQRKVKK is encoded by the exons ATGGTATATTTCCAGAACTCAATCTCACTCATAGACCAATCTCCAAACATGGCTCACTCTGCAGATttcaatcatcatcattcaaaaCACTCAAGAAGCATCAACAAGAGaccatcatcgtcatcatcatcatcaagctgTTCTTCGAATTTCTCAGTCTGCTGTGACGGATCTAGATCAGCTGCGATCGATGTTTTGATCTTGATCGCTGTGATCACATCTTCCGGGTTCTTGATCTTCCCTTACATCAAATTCATCACTGTCAAATCTCTCGAGATCTTCTCAGAGCTTTCTTGTTTAGTCAAAGAAGAGATCTTGCGTAACCCTGATCCTATTGTCTATGGTTTGATAGCTTTGAGCATCTCATGCACTGCTTTATCTGCTTGGATGATTGTTATACTCTTGTGTAGTCGTCATAGATGTGGGAAACCCAATTGTAAAGGGCTTAGGAAAGCGAATGCTGAGTTTGACATTCAGTTAGAGACTGAGGATTGTGTTAAGAGCAGCAACAGTGGGA TGAGTGTTAGCAAGAAGGGTTTGTTTGAGTTGCCTCGTGATCACCACCGTGAGTTAgaggcagagctgaagaagatgGCTCCACCTAATGGAAGAGCCGTGCTTGTTTTTCGGGCGAAATGCGGGTGTTCGGTTGGGAGATTAGAGGTTCCTGGACCTAAGAAGCAGCAACTTCAGCAAAGGAAGGTCAAGAAATGA
- the LOC104705795 gene encoding uncharacterized protein LOC104705795 produces MMMTRGGGEGESWSEMEAMIARKMVEEEVETESSGSSETETESPRSVGRWITAKERVIHSQVLKIREEDLCVLVEDKVMMTNPEEDHRRYIRPRRFNLLLITRQNLPCSPLSGKVRSSVNAVQ; encoded by the coding sequence atgatgatgacgagaggaggaggagaaggtgaATCGTGGTCTGAGATGGAGGCGATGATAGCTAGGAAGATGGTTGAGGAGGAGGTTGAAACAGAGAGCAGTGGTTCGTCGGAAACTGAGACTGAGTCTCCTAGATCCGTGGGACGTTGGATCACGGCTAAGGAGAGAGTTATTCATAGCCAGGTTTTGAAGATCAGGGAAGAGGATCTCTGCGTTCTCGTCGAAGACAAAGTGATGATGACGAATCCAGAGGAGGATCATCGACGATATATACGTCCACGTCGTTTTAATCTGTTACTGATCACGCGGCAGAACCTGCCTTGTTCTCCTCTTAGTGGTAAAGTGAGATCTTCAGTTAACGCTGTTCAGTGA
- the LOC104705799 gene encoding gibberellin-regulated protein 4-like: MAKSCGAIFLLALIVLSLLQTMVMANGYNYPIKFDPKRYRQGSLKITQCPSECDRRCKQTQYHKACITFCNKCCRKCLCVPPGYYGNKQVCGCYNNWKTQEGGPKCP; this comes from the exons ATGGCAAAGTCATGCGGAGCTATCTTCCTCTTGGCCCTCATTGTTCTCTCCTTGCTTCAAACCATG gTGATGGCCAATGGATATAATTATCCAATAAAGTTTGATCCG AAACGTTACAGACAAGGAAGCCTGAAAATTACCC AGTGCCCATCGGAATGCGATAGGAGGTGTAAGCAGACACAGTACCACAAAGCCTGCATTACGTTCTGCAACAAGTGCTGCAGGAAGTGTCTCTGTGTGCCTCCGGGTTATTATGGGAACAAACAAGTTTGCGGTTGCTACAACAACTGGAAAACTCAAGAGGGTGGACCTAAATGCCCTTGA
- the LOC104705801 gene encoding vacuolar amino acid transporter 1-like, with the protein MSEEKDIMSEPFIVKNIDDDEEATLNDYNSQGNTSFSKTCFHGINALSGVGILSVPYALASGGWLSLIILFTVAITTFYSAILIKRCMDMDPLLRSYPDIGYKAFGNTGRVVVSIFMNLELYLVATSFLILEGDNLNKLFSNVGFNFMGFEFHGKQMFIVLVALIILPSVWLDNMRILSYISASGVFASGLILASIFWVGAFEGVGFKNKNSEVFRPNGVATSVSLYAFCYCAHPVFPTLYTSMKNKRQFSNVMIICFTICTFIYASVAVLGYLMYGTNVDSQITLNLPTDQLSSKVAIWTTLVNPIAKFALMVTPIIDAMRSRFSRFLPNKRASRFLLSTMLVASNVIVALLLPFFGDLMSLVGAFLSASASVILPCLCYLKISGKYRRLGFETLVLIGITLTGVLVVITGTYKAVKDIFGRF; encoded by the exons ATGAGCGAAGAGAAAGATATCATGTCGGAGCCATTCATCGTTAAgaatattgatgatgatgaagaagcaaCGCTTAATGATTATAATTCACAGGGCAACACTTCGTTCTCCAAGACTTGTTTCCATGGCATTAACGCTTTATCAG gtGTGGGTATATTATCGGTCCCTTATGCTTTAGCATCGGGAGGATGGCTAAGTTTGATCATACTCTTCACCGTAGCAATCACAACTTTCTATAGTGCCATTCTCATTAAAAGATGTATGGACATGGATCCACTGCTTCGATCATACCCGGACATTGGCTACAAAGCCTTTGGAAACACAGGACGTGTTGTCGTCTCCATCTTCATGAACCTCGAGCTTTACCTAGTGGCGACTAGTTTCTTGATCCTAGAAGGTGACAACCTTAACAAGCTCTTCTCAAATGTTGGATTCAACTTCATGGGTTTTGAATTCCATGGCAAGCAAATGTTCATCGTCCTTGTAGCTCTCATTATTCTTCCCTCGGTTTGGTTAGACAATATGAGGATTCTTTCTTATATTTCCGCTAGTGGCGTCTTCGCGTCCGGGTTGATTCTTGCTTCTATCTTTTGGGTTGGAGCTTTTGAAGGAGTagggttcaagaacaagaactcAGAGGTCTTTCGTCCTAATGGAGTCGCTACTTCCGTGAGCTTATACGCATTTTGTTACTGTGCTCACCCGGTGTTCCCAACGCTATACACTTCCATGAAGAACAAACGCCAATTCTCAAAC gttATGATTATATGTTTCACAATATGCACATTCATATATGCATCAGTGGCGGTATTGGGATACCTAATGTATGGAACAAATGTTGACTCACAGATAACATTGAATCTTCCTACGGATCAGCTTAGTTCAAAAGTGGCGATATGGACTACATTGGTGAACCCAATAGCTAAGTTTGCTCTAATGGTTACGCCTATTATCGACGCAATGAGAAGCcggttttctcggtttttgccTAACAAAAGAGCGTCCCGTTTTTTGCTGAGTACGATGCTGGTTGCTAGCAATGTGATTGTGGCATTGCTTCTTCCCTTCTTCGGTGATCTTATGAGTCTTGTTGGTGCATTCTTGAGCGCATCCGCATCGGTGATATTGCCATGTTTGTGTTACTTAAAGATCTCTGGGAAGTACCGAAGACTCGGTTTCGAAACACTGGTTCTCATCGGTATTACACTAACCGGTGTCTTGGTTGTGATAACCGGAACTTACAAAGCGGTTAAGGACATTTTTGGCCGATTTTGA